From Bradyrhizobium sp. AZCC 1610:
AGTCGCATCAGTTGATCGTAGCGGTAGCGCGGCACGATCGCCTTCGCCATCGCGAACATGAAGAACATGAAGAACACCTTCAGCGCGAACCAGACGACGCCGGGGATCCAGGTAAACGGCGGCAGCGCCACCGGCGGCAGCCAGCCGCCGAGGAACATGATTGTCGCCAACGCGCACATCGTGGTGATCGCGACATATTCGCCGAGCATGAACAGCAGATACGGCGTCGAGCCGTATTCGACCATGAAGCCCGCGACCAGTTCGGATTCCGCTTCCACCAGATCGAACGGCGGGCGGTTGGTTTCGGCCAGCGCCGAGACGTAGAACACCACGAACATCGGGAACAGCGGCCACACATACCAGTTCAGGATGGTGAGCTGCGGCAGGCCGATCAGGCTGGCGAAGCCGCGGGTGTTCTGCGCTTCCACCAGGGCCGACAGATTGAGGGTCCCGGCGCACAGCAAGACGGTGATGATGACGAAGCCGATCGAGACTTCGTAGGACACCATCTGCGCGGCGGAGCGGAGCGCGGCCAGGAACGGATATTTCGAGTTCGACGACCAGCCGGCCATGATGATGCCGTAGATCGACAGCGACGAGATCGCGAAGATGTAGAGCACGCCCACATTGATGTCGGATATCACCCAGCCGAGATCCATCGGGATCACGGCCCAGGCGGCCAGCGCCAGCACGCAGGACACCAGCGGCGCCAGCAGGAACACGCCCTTGTTGGAGCCGGACGGGATGATCGGCTCCTTCAGCACGAATTTTAAGAGGTCCGCGAAGGATTGTAAGAGGCCCCAGGGGCCGACGACGTTGGGGCCGCGGCGGATCTGCACCGCCGCCCAGATCTTGCGGTCGGCG
This genomic window contains:
- the nuoH gene encoding NADH-quinone oxidoreductase subunit NuoH, coding for MADFFASSFWTGFLWPLIIMVAQSLLLLVVLLIAIAYILLADRKIWAAVQIRRGPNVVGPWGLLQSFADLLKFVLKEPIIPSGSNKGVFLLAPLVSCVLALAAWAVIPMDLGWVISDINVGVLYIFAISSLSIYGIIMAGWSSNSKYPFLAALRSAAQMVSYEVSIGFVIITVLLCAGTLNLSALVEAQNTRGFASLIGLPQLTILNWYVWPLFPMFVVFYVSALAETNRPPFDLVEAESELVAGFMVEYGSTPYLLFMLGEYVAITTMCALATIMFLGGWLPPVALPPFTWIPGVVWFALKVFFMFFMFAMAKAIVPRYRYDQLMRLGWKVFLPLSLAMVVIVAGVLQFAGIAPK